The following are encoded in a window of Capricornis sumatraensis isolate serow.1 chromosome 7, serow.2, whole genome shotgun sequence genomic DNA:
- the TMEM271 gene encoding transmembrane protein 271, producing the protein MKWSVRGACAALSSCLLLACALSAAAVGLKCFSLGSELRGEPFRLGAAAGAFYSGLLLAAGLSLLGAALLCCGPRDAPLAGPGPGLGVAAGSAGAAEAAPGDPGGAAGPSGPVSSQNLLLLGVLVFMLGVLSAFAGAVIDGDTVSLVERKYSHYCLPPRAPAAAPGPAPGPAAAGPGPAPGAPRARGTLDSATSAKCRQLKDYQRGLVLSTVFNSLECLLGLLSLLLVKNYKSSQARRGRRGRRKGGRALARPRGGPGLRAQPPASRARRGRRGRRGRRLQPRPSEASILSPEESDFAAPGDCAGFATHHAVSYINVGVFHAFDEAGVEVCCGGHPSVELPGYAPSDPDLNASYPYCCRASCEAARPWEPGRAC; encoded by the coding sequence ATGAAGTGGAGCGTCCGCGGGGCCTGCGCCGcgctctcctcctgcctcctgctcGCCTGCGCGCTCAGCGCCGCCGCCGTCGGCCTCAAGTGCTTCTCGCTGGGCTCGGAGCTGCGCGGGGAGCCTTTCCGGCTGGGGGCGGCCGCCGGCGCCTTCTATTCGGGGCTGCTGCTGGCCGCCGGCCTCTCGCTGCTCGGCGCCGCCCTGCTCTGCTGCGGGCCCCGGGACGCGCCCCTCGCGGGGCCGGGCCCGGGGCTAGGGGTCGCCGCCGGCTCCGCGGGGGCTGCGGAGGCCGCGCCCGGCGACCCGGGGGGCGCCGCCGGGCCCTCGGGGCCGGTGAGCAGCCAGAACCTGCTCCTGCTCGGCGTCCTCGTCTTCATGCTCGGGGTCCTCAGCGCCTTCGCGGGCGCCGTGATCGACGGCGACACCGTGTCCCTGGTGGAGCGCAAGTATTCCCACTACTGCCTGCCGCCGCGCGCGCCGGCCGCggcccccggcccggccccgggCCCCGCGGCCGccggccccggcccggcccccggCGCGCCGCGCGCCCGCGGCACCCTGGACAGCGCCACCTCCGCCAAGTGCCGCCAGCTGAAGGACTACCAGCGCGGCCTGGTGCTCTCCACCGTCTTCAACTCGCTCGAGTGCCTCCTGGGCCTGCTCAGCCTCCTGCTGGTCAAGAACTACAAGTCGTCGCAGGCTCGGCGCGGCCGGCGCGGCCGGCGGAAGGGAGGCCGGGCCCTGGCGCGGCCCCGCGGCGGCCCGGGGCTCCGCGCGCAGCCGCCCGCCTCCCGGGCGCGGCGGGGCCGGCGGggccggcgggggcggcggctGCAGCCGCGGCCCAGCGAGGCTTCCATCCTGTCTCCGGAGGAGTCGGACTTCGCCGCCCCGGGGGACTGCGCGGGCTTCGCGACGCACCACGCGGTCTCCTACATCAACGTGGGCGTCTTCCACGCGTTTGACGAGGCGGGCGTGGAGGTGTGCTGCGGGGGGCACCCGTCTGTGGAGCTGCCGGGGTACGCGCCCTCGGACCCCGACCTCAACGCCTCCTACCCCTACTGCTGCCGCGCGTCCTGCGAGGCGGCGCGCCCCTGGGAGCCGGGTCGGGCCTGCTGA